The nucleotide window TTTATAATTGAAGAAAATTATGTAGAAGTTTTGATCAGGATTTCTAGGTTATCACTGATTGTGTTAAATGTTTTTGATTCAGTGTGTTCTAAGTTTTGAATTTTTAGGAATTAATTTTATAATTGAAGAAAAGTGGATAGAAGTTTTGATTGCCATTTCTAGGTTAAAATAATCTGATTTTAGATTGGACATAAATTTTGTGGTCAAATTGGGCGTAATTGGATAACTCACTAACCTGGACTCTGTCAAACTAGAAACTTTTTTATTATAAACTTGAACCGCTGTGTTTCTACTGATCCGCATTCGTTTGAGTTCCTTTTTCGTAATATTTTAATTGCTGTGTAGTGGCACGATTCGATTTTACATGGGGTGATGCTGAGTTTCACCAGGAGACATTGGAAAACTTGAAGATTGCGATCAAGCAAACGAAGAAGCTGTGTGCTGTAGGTTTCATTACTGGCTCACTGAAGAAAATCATTTGTTATTATAGTATCAATTATTCAAAAATTAATCATTTTTTTAACATAATGATTCTGACATTGATAAATGTGTGTTATTATTATCAGGTGATGCTAGATACAACTGGCCCTGAACTCCTTGTTGTCAACAAAGGTGATCATCCTATACCTCTTGAAGCAGGTTCGTTCGTTGCTTTAACACCCGATCAAGAAAAAGAAGCAACTTCAAGTTTATTGCCGATTAATTTCGGTGGTCTGGCTAAGGTAACAAATTATTATTCTAGGCCCTATGTGTTTAACCGTTCCACTGTAATCTAATTTAGAGTAATTATTGGTGTTTGCAGGCAGTAAAGCCTGGTGACACCATTTTTCTTGGCCAATACTTGTTTACAGGAAGCGAAACAACATCTGTTTGGATGGAGGTAAGTTGACAGTTAAAAGCATTAGTTTTATGTACATTCAAGTAGATATAGTTAGCTTTATTTGGCCAATGATACATATGTATTTGTTTATTTAcgtaagagtaaaatgccattttcatccctgaggtttgtctCGTTTTGCGACtgtcgtccaaaggtttgtttttccgcatctggatccaaaaggtttgaaatcttgccattttcatccggttcattaactctatccatttttctccgttaagtcaggtgtattttcgtcttttttgttaacttaaatggcaattcggtctttttcactttatgtaaaagcatttagcataatgtacaattaTTCAAAttaccgaattgccctttaagttaaaaaaaagacgaaaataccacTGAATTAACGAGGAAAAATGGATGGATTTAACGAGCCgggtgaaaatggcaagatttcaaaacttttggattcagatgcggaaaaacaaacctttggacgaaattCGCAAAATGggccaaaccacaaggacgaaaatggcattttactctttaccaAATTTCTGATTTTTATACAAGTGTTTATTTATGTAATGTAGGTTTCTGAGGTCAAAGGTGATGATGTTGTTTGTCTTATAAAAAACTCGGCTGTTCTTGCTGGTACATTGTACACTTTACATGTTTCTCAAGTTCATATCGACTTTCCGACACTCCCTGATAAAGATAAAGAGGTAAACCATCTTAACATTAACAAATTAATCAATTAACTAAGGGCTTTAACTTATACTGACATTCAAGCAGATATAGTTTACCGGCTACTTATTCTTATTTGTAGGTTATCAGCACATGGGGTGTCAAAAACAGTGTTGACTTTCTATCTCTGTCGCATGCCCGCAGTGGGCAAGATATTCGAGAAGTACAGAATTACTCCTTAATTTCTAACTGCATGCAACCTTCTCTGTCGGTTATTTTACATATACAACTTCTTTTATGCAGGCTCGTGAATATCTTTCTAAACTAGGCGATCTCAGTCAAACTCAGATTTTTGCAAAAATTGAAAACGTAGAGGTGAGATGCTTATTATTATGGCATATTATTTTTCGCGATGATGACATAATGTATGTCACTGTATGAGGATCTACTTCATAGATCTCCCAAGTATGTATCTAGTTCCATTTATTCGAATTTCGGCTAAACATATTGAATGACCAAAATGGCCATATTATTTGAAAGGACACATTTTAGTCTTCTAAAATTTTTAAGGGCATTTTCGTCGTTCGACAAGTTTTCGCCAAAATGGTATAACTGAAACGAGACACACACTTGGCTGATATATGAAGTAGATAATAAATTATCATATTATTCATTTTAACGTGCTGTTCGATATACTGCAGGGCCTAGTGAATTTCGACGAAATCCTTCAGGAAGCGGATGGCATTATCCTTGCTAGGGGTAATTTGGGAATAGATCTTCCTCCCGAGAAGGTCAGCTCGAAATTATCTGTTCTCATTTTCTTAGTATTATCGTTATTGTTATGTTGTAGAACCGTAACTGATTTCATTATTTTTTACACAGGTatttttgtttcaaaaagctGCTGTTTACAAATGCAATATGGCTGGGAAACCGGCTGTTGTTACTCGTGTTGTGGATAGCATGACTGACAACTTAAGGCCCACCCGTGCTGAAGCTACTGATGTTGCTAATGCTGTTTTAGATGGTAAGTGTAGAGTTCTATAACAGTATATTATTACAAAAATATCTTTATATTATATCAATAATTAAATGGTCCTATAAATAGGGATTATGACATGGGGTTTAGTATGTCTGATTTAATATCGGATCTAGGCTCATATTTCcgttagagtaaaatgccattttcgtccctgaggtttggtcagttttgcgactttcgtccaaaggtatGTTTTTTCTGCATAtgaatccaaaaggtttgaaatcttgccattttcatccggcttgtaaactccatccatttttatccgttaagtcaggggtagttccgtcttttttgttgaaggacaattcggtctttttcagaggtattcggtctttttacataaagtccaaaagactgaattgccctttaagttaacaaaaaaaagacagaaataccttgacttaatggagaaaaatggatggagttaacaagacggatgaaaatggcaagatttcaaaccttttgggtccagatgcagaaaaacaaacctttggacgaaagtcgcaaaactggccaaacctcatggacgaaaatggcattttactctttccGTTATTTCAAAAAgtgtaatttatataaaaaatggtAATTACTCATCTTACGCGTGTGCAAATTTTTTTGTAACAGGAGCTGATGCAATTCTTCTAGGTGCAGAGACAATGCGGGGGCTGTACCCTGTCGAGAGTATCTCTATTGTTGGTAAAATTTGTGGAGAGGTATTAAATTTTTTTGCTTAATTTAAGGATCCTAACTtatgttatttattttattaaatcatcATACATTTTTCTTCAGTATTCTAATTTGGCTAAACCGTATACAGTCTGAGAAAGTGTACAATCAAGACTCGTATTTCAAGAAAACCGTCAAATATGTCGGTGAACCAATGAGCCACATGGAATCTATTGCTTCCTCTGCGGTACAGTAATCaacatttttcatattttatataatcCATCGTTTTCTTTTTAATTAAACTGTGGGAGTTGAATATAGGTCCGTGCTGCTATAAAGGTGAAAGCATCGGTTATCATTTGCTTTACTTCAACTGGAAGAGCTGCAAGGTGTGTATGTGTGCGCGTGCTTGTGTGACAATACAGTTCATAAATATGTTTTAATTTCTGATTTAATTAGAAGATACATGACATGAAATATCGTCAAATCTGCAGGTTAATCGCGAAGTACAGGCCTACCATGCCTGTGCTCTCTGTGGTGATACCACGCCTTAAAACGAATCAACTTCGCTGGACCACTACTGGCGCTTATGAGGTACACACAATACGTTGTTTTCATTAAACTGTTATCGGCTTTTTTCGTAATTAACAATTatgaaaaacttgtttttgattCTCTTGTGGTGATTTGTATGAGAAGGCAAGGCAATCGCTTATCATAAGAGGTCTTTTCCCGATGCTTGCAGATCCTCGACACGCTGTAAGAACTTCTTTAACGAATGCAAAAAACAtctatttgttttataaaaagaaaaagataaaCTAATGGATGGTTTTTTGCAGGCTGAATCTACAGGTGCTACAAATGAGACAGTTTTAAAGGTGGCGTTGGATCATGGTAGAAACATCGGTGTGATAAAGCCGCATGATCGGGTTGTTGTTTGCCAGAAAGTCGGGGATGACTCTGTGGTCAAGATTATTGAGCTTGAAGATTAGTAATTTACTAGTAGACGGTTATCGTCTCTTATACTATGTAACTTCCTTTTGTTAGATTTCGGACTACGTGTTTGTTCCAGGTGTAAATCTCAAAGCTTGAGCTCAAGTTTTTGTTATGGCGTTATAAAAGAAGATCGTTTAAAAAAGAGTGGGTCTTTTAGTTTATCTAGTTTCTATGCAAGACCACATGTCAACATATATAACCTTTATACTATTTTAGAGCGAAATATGAGAATTACGTTGATAAGAAGACGTCAACGCAAGGAAACAAATagtcatcatcatactcagtaaatcccatcaAGGAAAAAAAAATAGTTTGTAGCTCAATTGTTAAAACATCTTCAAGCCTTGAGCCAATGTAGCATACATTATATGGTACCGAATCCACAAAAAATCTGGAGGAGCACACATTAATCCGAATTGACAAATTATCTCGAGGACCATAAGTAAATTCAAAACCACCATCATAGTGCCTCTAGGCACTCGTCATCATTACAGTGATCACTTTAAACTGATGCAAAACTCACTCTATATAGATATTCTCATGTCAATGCTCGTTCACAAAGCATAACCATTGTTTTGTGTCTAATCACACAAGTTTGAACGCACAACCACAATTACAAATGTCTCGAACTATCCACACACCTcttgcctcgtataggcctatacgggggCGTATACGGTTACATCAAAAGCAGTGTTTGACTGGTGTCAGTTCTGGTCTGGTTGCTCCTATGCGCCGCGCATAGACCCGTCGTACAGGTCTCCTATGTGAGGcgtatttttatataatatttctCGTTTTAGCAAAATTTCCTAGTAAGTAATTTTTAAAAAGAATAAATAACATTGTTAAGTATGATATTACAAGTCTCGTATAGGCGTAGTATAATATAGTATCTTATCGTATAGTATAGGTATGGTATAAGTCCCATATTAGTCTCGTATAAggctataggtgtagtataggtcatgCATTAGCCTTGTATAAGCCTATTGGAGTAGTCTAGGTCTCGTATTagcctcgtataagcctataggtATAGTATTGTatcgatacgatacgatactgtACTACACCTATACGGGATCTAtatacacctataggcctatacgggacttatacgatacgatactatagcATACTACACTATACTTTACTACgcttataggcctatacgggacatgTACTAatacctataggcctatacgggacctatacaATACGATATACGATACTATATTACACCTATGggcctatacgagacttatactacattatacgatacgatactatatcaatagcctatacgggacctatacgAGACTCATAGTATACGctacttaacaaaaaaaaaaaattaagtacTTATTATCTTATTATAAAATTTGCTAAAACATTCAATATTATATAAaagtgtttgttaaaaaaaactcTTTCGATACGTCTAGTACAGGCCTATACAAGGGGCAAAAAAAGACAATTTTACTCCTGGCTTAGGTTGCGTACAGTATGGGTTTATAGGAGACATACATGACATAATCAGATATTCTCTTGGAAATTGAAAAGGGTTATACGTCTCGTATAAAGCTATATGAGGGTATGTGAATAGGCACTTGTTTATTTTAATATGTAGACCCTTCCAAATCCATGGCAGCAACACTAATATTATACAAAATTTAAGGTAACATATAGAACTTTAATTTGTATAATGTCTGCAGCAATTCAGGATTCGATTTATTCACAGTTTATAATCATAACTAGATTTTGCCGCacacgcccccccccccccccccccccccccgcgttgCAGGGCACTAAGTCGAATTTTCTCTCTCATAACACGTACGTATGTGCTTCGGCTACTTGTatatactactcataacacgatatcaaaaaaattacattgagtcaaccaattaaattAAAACACTATCATACTTTTGCTTAAGAAAAACAAAAACGATAGAAAAACAATAATTTTAAACAGGGGGTAAAATTGTAAAGGAAAacgatggcaaaatcgtaatttttaagcGGGGATAAATCGTGATTTatagttttgtcaaaaaaaactaaaacgatggcgtggctgtaattttacactggggcaAAATCGTGATTTAACTGGGAAAGCAAAGGAAAACGATGgcaaaaaatgtaaatttaaattgagggcaaaatcgtaatttggctgggtggggaaaaaacaaaactaatggcaaaactgtaaatttaaacgggtcaaaatcgtaattttgaaccgagggcaaaatggTAGTTTTTAGATGGgagcaaaagcataattttattttgaactgggggtaaaaacgtaattttgaaatgatggcaaaatcgtaatttttaagcggggataaaatcgtaaattggttGGGCCAATGGGGGAGTGTCAGGCAGCTTTCTGACACTATTCCCCCATCTTGTGTCTTTAGTTATACATTggagacaaaatcgtaattttactgggaaagcaaacaaaaacgatgacaaaaatataaatttaaattgagggcaaaatcgtaatttagctGGGatgaacaaaacaaaactaatggcgaaactgtaaatttaaacggggcaaaatcgtaattttgaaccgaggacaatattgtaatttttaactgagggcaaaaacataattttattttgaaatggaggtaaaaacgtaattttaaaataatggcaaaattataattttaaagCGATGACAAAATCGTAAAATGATTGGGCCCAAAGCAGGTGAACTACTGTTCACCAAACTTCATTTTAACACCATTTAAATAACACTTATATAACAATTAATATAATTTGGtttttttcaagtttttttttaaatacttgtATTTTTATTGCCTACTTCCGCTGCAAGTGGTGACATTGTTATCTGACCGTCACGCATAAAACCTAAATCCGGGCCCACCGGAAATCGTGGTGTGACAAAAATACAACTTCTTGATGCAACCATAGACAGAATGCAACTTCTTTGATGCAACCATGGTTGATGCATTATGTCTATTGTTTCATGGTTAGAAAACAGCTTAAACTGCAACCTTTAATTTAAGCAGGTGCAGCCAGGGGTTTGATAACTACTTAAACTGGATAACCATGGGTTTTGAATGCAACTTAAACTGCACAACCATGTGTTTAAAAGCAGCTTGAACAACACAACCATAGGTAGTGCTTGATTTGTTTGTTTGAATGCATCAATTTGTTTACTTTGTTTGAATGCAACAGTTTGTTTAGCAATATGTTTAGTTAATTAATAGTGGTTAGTTAAGAGTGGTTAGTTAAAAATGTTAAATATTTGAATTTGGAGGGAAAATCTTAGTTTTAGAGACGCATGTTGCACATATAAAAGATGAGGGTATTTTAAATggaggattaggatcaaatacaaaggatcctaacggtaagaagtgtaagaaggatttatagagtgacaagtgtccaataacctaaaaaaacccactacacaaaaaaaccccactacaaaaaaaaaaaaaaaaaaacccttaaacatccaccaccaccaaaaacctaaacccccaccctcccccccccccacatcacccaccctaattttttttttttttttttttttttttttttttttgccgaggggggtGAGGGGTggagggtggggggtgggggtttaggtttttgggtgggggtgggtgtttagtttgttttagatttttttttcaggtttttggggggtgggggggggggggggggttatgttttttttaggtttttggggggtgggggtgggggggggggggggtttaggtttttgggtggggggggggggggaggagaggttaggtttttgggtggtggtggggtggggtgggggtgggtgtttaggtttttggtggtgatgtagtgagtttagttttaggttattacttattggacacttgtcactctataaatccttcttacacttcttacagttagaagcctttgtagaataacttgacccattAAATGGATATCAAACGGTGGGGACTCACATGTTGAAAAATTGCAACCATGGGGAATCAAAGGCTCACATGTAAGTTTTTGTAAATTACAGGGACTCAAGTTGTACTTTACTTCTTTTCTTTAATCTTAGTTCAAATTGTGACCATGTGATGATAGTTTTTTTGAGTAAAGTACAATTTCAGTCTTTAGGGTTTACACCTAATCGCACATACAATcctcatttgaaaaaaaaagggCTAATCAAGTCCCTATAGTTGTTGATTGCAATCAATCATGTCCCTCCTTACATTTTCTGTTCGTCAACAGTTAATTGATCAGGGTATGGTTGTCTTTTTACTTAGAAAAAAAAAGGCCAATATCATCATTTTGTATTCTACAACCCAATATAGCAAATATCATCCCCTCAAAACGCCAAATTAAACCATTCACTCCTCTCATCTTCCCCAACAAGCTAGGTTACTGTTAAGTCGATGTTCCAACATTTCTTGATATCATGCATGACATTATCAAATTATCTTGAAAGTAATGACTTTATATGAAATACGACagttgaatttttatttttttgaaaaatatgcaAACTTTCTTGTACAACTGATAAAACTTCAATTTTGGCAAACATGATTTAGGAGCATTTAGGGgcgtttggcaacatctgaatagttaagtgctgaaccagtaaaagatctgaaccattaagagcttgtataatgcttaaccgttcagaggcaaatgtttgaccaattcggattagagatcttaaccattc belongs to Helianthus annuus cultivar XRQ/B chromosome 5, HanXRQr2.0-SUNRISE, whole genome shotgun sequence and includes:
- the LOC110941098 gene encoding pyruvate kinase 1, cytosolic — translated: MNSNHVLLEEPIRMASILEPSRSSYFPSMTKIVGTLGPKSRSVEVISRCLMAGMSVARFDFTWGDAEFHQETLENLKIAIKQTKKLCAVMLDTTGPELLVVNKGDHPIPLEAGSFVALTPDQEKEATSSLLPINFGGLAKAVKPGDTIFLGQYLFTGSETTSVWMEVSEVKGDDVVCLIKNSAVLAGTLYTLHVSQVHIDFPTLPDKDKEVISTWGVKNSVDFLSLSHARSGQDIREAREYLSKLGDLSQTQIFAKIENVEGLVNFDEILQEADGIILARGNLGIDLPPEKVFLFQKAAVYKCNMAGKPAVVTRVVDSMTDNLRPTRAEATDVANAVLDGADAILLGAETMRGLYPVESISIVGKICGESEKVYNQDSYFKKTVKYVGEPMSHMESIASSAVRAAIKVKASVIICFTSTGRAARLIAKYRPTMPVLSVVIPRLKTNQLRWTTTGAYEARQSLIIRGLFPMLADPRHAAESTGATNETVLKVALDHGRNIGVIKPHDRVVVCQKVGDDSVVKIIELED